A single region of the Chryseobacterium sp. 6424 genome encodes:
- a CDS encoding type I restriction-modification system subunit M encodes MAKKITKSKSIEETLWDSANKLRGSVESAEYKHIVLSLIFLKFAGDTFEERKQELIAEGKEQFTDMVEFYTMKNVFYLPEQARWSYMMQQAKQSDIALKIDTALFTIEQNNPALKGALPDNYFSRLGLDVSKLSALLDTINQINTIADKEHDLVGRVYEYFLSNFALAEGKGKGEFYTPKSIVNLIAEMIEPFEGKIYDPCCGSGGMFVQSVKFVNEHSGNKKQISVYGQEYTNATYKLAKMNLAIRGISANLGEVAADTFSNDQHKDLKADFIMANPPFNQKDWRAANELVDDPRWNGYEVPPTSNANYGWILHMVSKLSENGVAGFILANGALSGDGTEKAIRKTLVENGLVEAIIILPQNMFYTTNISVTLWILNKNKKQHTVEKGDQIRRYRHRVDEVLFMDLREKGIPFEKKFTQFSELDIYNIAHTYHRWQTANNYDETTKQWTPNEDIVEGISYQNIPEYCYSATKEEIKNKDYSLVPSKYIEFVNRDENVDYHEKMTELQQDIVGLLKEEQQSNEDLKKVFEKLGYAFEL; translated from the coding sequence ATGGCCAAAAAAATTACCAAGTCCAAATCCATTGAAGAAACACTTTGGGATTCCGCAAACAAATTGCGGGGTTCTGTGGAATCTGCTGAATATAAACACATTGTCCTCAGTCTCATCTTCCTGAAATTTGCAGGAGATACCTTCGAAGAAAGAAAACAGGAACTCATTGCCGAAGGCAAAGAACAGTTTACCGACATGGTGGAATTCTACACCATGAAAAATGTTTTCTATCTACCCGAGCAAGCGCGTTGGAGCTACATGATGCAGCAGGCGAAGCAATCCGACATCGCCCTGAAAATAGATACCGCGCTTTTTACGATAGAGCAAAACAATCCTGCGCTGAAAGGTGCACTTCCTGATAATTATTTTTCCCGACTGGGGCTGGATGTGAGTAAACTTTCGGCATTGCTGGATACCATTAATCAAATAAATACCATTGCGGATAAGGAGCACGATTTGGTAGGTCGCGTGTACGAATATTTCCTCTCCAATTTTGCTTTGGCGGAAGGAAAGGGCAAAGGCGAATTCTACACCCCAAAATCCATTGTAAACTTGATTGCTGAGATGATAGAACCTTTCGAGGGCAAAATCTATGATCCTTGCTGCGGTTCCGGTGGAATGTTCGTGCAGTCGGTAAAGTTTGTAAACGAGCACAGCGGCAACAAGAAGCAAATCTCCGTCTATGGGCAGGAGTACACTAATGCCACCTACAAACTGGCAAAAATGAACCTCGCTATCCGCGGGATTTCCGCAAATCTTGGCGAGGTGGCGGCAGACACTTTTTCCAACGACCAGCATAAGGATTTGAAAGCCGATTTCATTATGGCCAATCCGCCTTTTAATCAAAAGGACTGGCGTGCTGCGAATGAACTGGTGGACGATCCACGATGGAACGGCTACGAAGTTCCGCCTACCAGCAATGCCAATTACGGCTGGATTTTGCACATGGTTTCCAAACTTTCCGAGAACGGCGTGGCGGGCTTCATCCTTGCCAACGGTGCGCTGAGTGGCGACGGCACGGAAAAAGCCATCCGAAAAACACTCGTAGAAAACGGCCTCGTGGAAGCCATCATCATTCTACCGCAGAATATGTTTTATACTACCAATATCAGCGTAACGCTCTGGATATTGAACAAAAATAAAAAGCAACACACCGTGGAAAAAGGCGACCAAATACGCCGCTATCGCCACCGTGTGGATGAAGTCCTGTTTATGGATTTGCGGGAAAAGGGGATTCCTTTTGAGAAAAAATTCACGCAGTTTTCGGAACTCGACATTTACAATATCGCCCATACCTACCATCGCTGGCAGACTGCGAACAACTACGATGAAACCACAAAACAGTGGACGCCCAATGAAGATATTGTTGAGGGTATTTCCTACCAGAACATCCCAGAATATTGCTATTCTGCCACGAAAGAAGAAATTAAAAACAAAGATTATTCATTGGTGCCCAGCAAATACATCGAGTTTGTAAACCGCGATGAGAATGTGGATTATCATGAGAAAATGACGGAGCTTCAACAGGACATCGTAGGCTTGCTGAAAGAAGAGCAGCAGAGCAATGAGGATTTAAAGAAAGTTTTTGAAAAATTGGGGTATGCATTCGAATTATAA
- a CDS encoding IS5 family transposase → MLGKNPEKKPELFRPMLVDFIDHEHELVLLSEKIDWNYFEKEFSPLYSKVGNPSHPIRFMVGCLLLKHLYNLGDETLEKAWIMNPYMQHFCGSVFFEHEFPCDPSNFVHFRKRIGEKGIEKIFAYSVRMHDAKTNTSNFVLSDTTVQENNTSFPTDAKLCKKVIDYCNKIAGNEGIKQRQRYTKVSKQMVRNTYNGKHPKRAKAARKSQRQLKTIAMRLIRELQRNFNAEQQEFYKDLMTLYTKVVTQKRNDADKIYSIHKPFTRCIAKGKAHSQYEFGNKVGLITTANKGKKIILGIKAFLQTPYDGHTIEPLLEQMETGGQKLPKELLYDRGGRGKSEIKGVKISIPSTPRKKDTAYQKQTKRKKFRTRAAIEPIIGHLKTDFRLAKNYFMGETGPQINALLAATAWNMKKMMELLKQKIIFLFYKIQIMLFSNPVFKNKLNSGFC, encoded by the coding sequence ATGTTGGGGAAAAATCCAGAAAAGAAGCCAGAATTATTCCGCCCAATGTTGGTGGATTTTATTGACCACGAGCATGAACTTGTTCTACTTTCAGAAAAAATAGATTGGAATTATTTTGAGAAAGAATTTTCGCCCTTGTATTCCAAAGTGGGCAATCCGAGCCATCCGATTCGGTTTATGGTGGGTTGTTTGCTACTGAAACATTTGTATAATTTGGGCGATGAGACGTTGGAAAAAGCCTGGATCATGAATCCTTATATGCAGCATTTTTGTGGCAGTGTTTTCTTTGAACACGAATTTCCTTGTGACCCGAGTAATTTTGTTCATTTCCGAAAAAGAATTGGCGAAAAAGGTATCGAAAAAATCTTTGCCTACAGCGTAAGAATGCACGATGCCAAGACGAACACCTCAAATTTTGTTTTGTCCGATACTACCGTTCAGGAGAATAATACCTCTTTTCCTACCGATGCAAAATTGTGCAAAAAAGTGATTGATTATTGCAACAAAATAGCCGGAAATGAAGGCATAAAACAAAGACAACGCTACACAAAAGTCAGCAAACAAATGGTGCGCAACACCTACAACGGAAAACATCCCAAGCGGGCAAAAGCGGCAAGGAAATCTCAAAGACAGCTCAAAACCATCGCCATGAGACTGATTCGTGAATTGCAACGGAATTTTAATGCAGAACAGCAAGAATTTTATAAAGATTTAATGACATTATACACCAAGGTTGTCACACAAAAAAGAAACGATGCCGATAAAATTTACAGCATTCACAAGCCTTTTACCCGATGTATTGCCAAAGGAAAAGCGCATAGCCAGTATGAATTTGGGAATAAGGTAGGTTTGATAACCACCGCCAACAAAGGCAAGAAAATCATTCTCGGGATTAAAGCATTTTTGCAAACTCCTTACGATGGTCACACCATAGAACCACTTTTGGAACAGATGGAAACCGGTGGTCAAAAGCTCCCAAAAGAACTCCTTTACGATAGAGGTGGCAGAGGAAAATCAGAAATAAAGGGCGTGAAAATCTCCATCCCAAGCACTCCAAGAAAAAAAGACACTGCTTATCAAAAGCAGACAAAGCGCAAAAAATTTAGAACCAGAGCGGCAATAGAACCTATCATCGGACATTTAAAAACCGATTTTAGGCTGGCAAAAAATTACTTCATGGGAGAAACGGGACCACAAATCAATGCATTACTAGCTGCAACCGCTTGGAACATGAAGAAAATGATGGAACTACTGAAACAGAAAATTATTTTCTTATTTTATAAGATACAAATTATGCTGTTTTCTAATCCTGTTTTTAAAAATAAATTAAATAGTGGGTTTTGTTAA
- a CDS encoding relaxase/mobilization nuclease domain-containing protein produces the protein MNNSATTRRISKIAIEYNGNDKGTAECVYSNNLLSTMPEERFEEMKIVAERNPNVKKWALTGYISPPKEIGDSLTNEELKELALKSLKDVGLTENNQIVLDVHHSTKQKHIHFIVNRIDVYGKCTVKSANIGKRFGESVRNVCKEMNLKTDVEIGKEKKQQMLKVLQNCLKVSRNFDDLVDYMRRCGYRVTLSQNVKDGISGMRIVRLKDINDQTQRQYHPGYKLSEITSKLKIKDIKEILNRNAENHHSAIFSQSNPQTNEIKHPEKSALKEIENAVKELLKPSYTPAADDELLRKRKRRR, from the coding sequence ATGAACAATTCGGCAACGACGAGGAGGATCAGTAAGATTGCGATTGAATACAACGGTAATGACAAAGGCACGGCGGAATGTGTTTATTCCAACAACCTGCTTTCAACAATGCCGGAGGAAAGATTTGAAGAGATGAAGATTGTCGCCGAGAGAAATCCGAATGTAAAGAAATGGGCTTTGACGGGTTACATTTCTCCACCAAAGGAAATTGGCGACAGTCTGACGAACGAAGAGTTGAAGGAACTGGCTTTAAAATCATTGAAGGATGTGGGACTTACAGAAAATAACCAGATCGTCTTGGATGTCCACCATTCCACGAAGCAGAAACATATCCACTTCATCGTGAACCGCATAGATGTTTATGGTAAATGCACGGTAAAATCTGCCAATATCGGGAAACGCTTTGGTGAATCGGTTCGAAATGTCTGCAAAGAGATGAACCTGAAAACAGATGTGGAAATAGGGAAAGAGAAAAAGCAGCAGATGCTGAAAGTTCTGCAAAACTGTCTGAAGGTCTCAAGAAATTTTGACGACTTGGTGGATTATATGCGGAGATGTGGTTACAGAGTGACGCTCTCGCAGAATGTGAAGGACGGTATTTCGGGGATGCGGATTGTTAGATTAAAGGACATAAACGACCAAACCCAGAGGCAGTACCATCCCGGTTACAAACTTTCGGAGATCACCAGTAAACTGAAGATTAAGGACATCAAAGAAATCCTAAACCGGAATGCGGAAAACCACCATTCGGCGATTTTCAGTCAGAGTAATCCGCAAACGAACGAAATAAAGCATCCGGAAAAATCAGCCCTCAAGGAGATTGAGAATGCCGTGAAGGAACTGCTCAAACCGAGCTACACACCGGCGGCTGACGACGAATTGCTGAGGAAGAGAAAAAGGAGGCGATAG
- a CDS encoding plasmid mobilization protein, with the protein MKNDFLKQFVRQISEQQIAKVAEEKRRNRFREIGREGGLKKKTANQFSKVVSVRFTEKEFEKIQKEADFYKLKISKYLRLVSTEKELKINEFQTDAVLLNYGNNFIRISNLLRNREWNEFENKKEILEEIQTTTRLIREYLYQQIIKHEQFGNDEEDQ; encoded by the coding sequence ATGAAAAATGACTTTTTAAAACAGTTTGTAAGACAGATTTCCGAGCAGCAAATTGCAAAGGTTGCAGAAGAAAAAAGAAGGAACCGCTTTCGCGAAATCGGTAGAGAGGGAGGTTTGAAAAAGAAGACGGCGAACCAATTTTCGAAGGTAGTCTCAGTTCGTTTTACCGAAAAGGAGTTTGAGAAAATTCAAAAGGAGGCTGACTTCTACAAACTCAAAATATCAAAATATTTAAGACTGGTTTCAACCGAAAAAGAACTCAAAATAAACGAGTTTCAAACCGACGCGGTTCTGTTGAATTACGGCAACAATTTTATAAGGATATCCAATCTGCTCCGGAACAGAGAATGGAATGAGTTTGAAAACAAGAAAGAGATTCTTGAGGAAATTCAAACCACAACGAGGTTGATCCGGGAATACCTCTACCAACAAATCATCAAGCATGAACAATTCGGCAACGACGAGGAGGATCAGTAA
- a CDS encoding toprim domain-containing protein, protein MNCKQANENISIKEVMESFSLFPSKEHPKTAYYYAINRQERTPSLLMNYVKNIAFDFGTGKQYDVVSIVQELKQCTVSDALEYLSRFDFSYKKPSVTEAITTENTNQILEVKEVIHPALLDYLKSRKLESQKSALSEVHYRINDKRYFGLGFKNDSGGYEIRSSFSKICLGKKDITTIKNNSENLKVFEGFTDYLSHKILEPEKTPSDYLILNSVAMVHKASGLFGNYKSVEMYLDNDRAGEQCRDSILKIFPEADDRSNEYFRHQDLNDFLISQEEKTLENKLEKNQTAIHESEGNRNIYRRKR, encoded by the coding sequence ATGAACTGCAAACAAGCGAACGAGAATATCAGCATCAAAGAAGTAATGGAAAGTTTTTCTCTATTCCCAAGCAAAGAACATCCGAAAACAGCCTATTATTATGCTATCAATCGACAAGAACGAACGCCAAGTTTATTAATGAATTATGTGAAAAATATTGCCTTTGATTTTGGCACTGGAAAACAATACGATGTCGTGTCGATAGTTCAGGAGCTCAAACAATGCACTGTATCCGATGCTCTTGAATATCTTTCTCGTTTCGATTTTTCTTATAAAAAGCCGAGTGTGACGGAAGCAATTACTACTGAAAATACAAATCAAATTCTCGAAGTAAAGGAAGTTATTCACCCGGCATTGTTAGACTATTTGAAATCAAGAAAACTCGAGTCACAAAAATCGGCATTGAGCGAAGTCCACTACCGGATTAACGACAAGAGATATTTTGGGCTCGGTTTTAAAAACGATTCGGGAGGCTACGAAATCCGCAGCAGTTTTTCCAAAATCTGTCTTGGAAAAAAGGATATCACCACGATAAAAAATAATTCTGAAAACCTCAAGGTTTTCGAGGGCTTTACCGATTACCTCTCCCATAAAATTTTAGAACCAGAAAAGACACCTTCCGACTATCTAATTCTGAACTCTGTCGCCATGGTTCACAAGGCATCCGGGCTTTTTGGAAATTATAAATCTGTCGAAATGTACTTGGATAACGACCGCGCCGGCGAACAGTGCAGGGATTCAATTTTGAAAATATTCCCGGAGGCAGATGACCGGTCGAATGAATATTTCCGTCATCAAGATCTGAATGATTTCCTGATATCACAGGAAGAAAAGACACTTGAAAATAAGCTTGAAAAAAATCAAACAGCCATACACGAGTCCGAGGGAAACCGGAATATTTACAGGAGAAAAAGATGA
- a CDS encoding VapE domain-containing protein: MEEITNKPAEEQKIPVLYQTASETTTIFDMVMKYLESKYDLRFNAIALEIEISLKGKDSWTELNINSLLIELVQAGMQITMQKLEILVRSHLIKRYNPIAEYFKKLAGWDGEDHIRKLAGFVRTNDSEAFRYHLEKWLTRAVLCALKKDYVNKQCLVLASSKQNTGKTTFLRFLIPDGLRDYYSENVTVDKDGIIAICKNFILNADELAVLSKSDVNTLKSFISMGGAKVRVPYGRKPENMDRICSFVASTNRTDFLTDETGSVRWLVFEVLSINFNYSKEIDIDKVWAQAYHNAFERKIYQPEMTLSDIEANELRNEQFSQLSLEQEIVSAHFEKSKDIKDFLTATDIVVAMNNALNLRLNNIKVGKALTRLKYERIKHPKLQVYGYLIRRKID; the protein is encoded by the coding sequence ATGGAAGAAATAACCAACAAGCCGGCTGAGGAGCAAAAAATCCCTGTTCTGTACCAAACCGCTTCCGAGACCACTACCATTTTCGATATGGTGATGAAGTATCTTGAAAGCAAGTATGACCTTCGCTTTAACGCCATCGCCCTGGAGATAGAAATATCGCTCAAGGGAAAGGACAGCTGGACGGAGCTAAACATCAACTCCCTGCTGATAGAACTCGTACAGGCCGGGATGCAGATCACCATGCAGAAGTTGGAGATCCTCGTACGGAGCCACTTGATAAAGAGATACAACCCGATAGCGGAATACTTTAAAAAACTCGCGGGCTGGGACGGCGAAGACCATATCCGGAAGCTGGCGGGATTTGTCCGGACCAACGACAGCGAAGCGTTCCGCTACCACCTCGAGAAGTGGCTGACCCGCGCCGTGCTCTGCGCCCTGAAGAAAGACTATGTCAACAAGCAGTGCCTCGTGCTGGCAAGCTCCAAACAGAACACGGGCAAAACCACCTTCCTGCGGTTCCTCATCCCGGACGGGCTCAGGGATTATTATTCCGAAAATGTCACAGTGGACAAGGACGGCATCATTGCCATCTGCAAAAATTTCATCCTCAATGCGGACGAGCTGGCCGTGCTGTCCAAATCGGATGTCAACACCCTGAAATCCTTCATCTCGATGGGCGGCGCAAAAGTAAGGGTGCCTTACGGACGGAAGCCGGAGAACATGGATAGGATATGTTCCTTTGTTGCCTCCACCAACAGAACAGATTTCCTTACCGACGAGACAGGAAGCGTAAGGTGGCTGGTTTTCGAAGTTTTAAGCATTAACTTCAATTATTCCAAGGAAATAGACATAGACAAGGTATGGGCGCAGGCGTACCACAATGCTTTTGAAAGAAAAATTTACCAACCGGAAATGACGCTCTCGGACATAGAGGCTAATGAGCTGAGGAACGAGCAGTTTTCCCAGCTTTCACTTGAGCAGGAAATCGTTTCCGCACACTTCGAGAAATCGAAGGACATCAAGGATTTTCTTACGGCGACGGACATCGTTGTGGCAATGAACAACGCCCTGAATTTAAGATTGAACAACATCAAGGTCGGAAAGGCGCTCACCAGGCTCAAGTATGAAAGAATCAAGCATCCGAAACTGCAGGTTTACGGCTACCTGATCCGAAGAAAGATTGACTGA
- a CDS encoding helix-turn-helix domain-containing protein, whose translation MKDQERLAALESQMSTLVNSQKEFTSKALQMLALGTKNIYSKEEAALFLNLDPDYLYQLKHHGKLKAYKKKGQKKIYFRKEDLEAYLLGDNVEEIQNDDYDAFEQEILERWKK comes from the coding sequence ATGAAAGACCAAGAAAGACTAGCTGCGCTAGAAAGCCAAATGTCCACTTTGGTAAACTCGCAAAAAGAGTTTACCTCGAAGGCGCTACAGATGCTCGCCCTCGGAACCAAGAACATCTATTCTAAGGAAGAGGCTGCGCTGTTCCTCAACCTGGATCCGGACTATCTCTACCAACTCAAACACCACGGCAAATTGAAGGCCTACAAAAAGAAGGGGCAAAAGAAAATCTACTTTCGCAAAGAGGACCTCGAAGCTTATCTTCTGGGGGATAATGTGGAGGAAATACAAAATGATGACTATGACGCATTCGAGCAGGAAATTCTGGAGCGATGGAAGAAATAA
- the mce gene encoding methylmalonyl-CoA epimerase: MKIEHIGIAVKSLETSDRLFERLLGKSSYKQEKVAREGVTTSFYEVGDSKVELLEASNADSPIARFLGKKGEGIHHIAFGVENIVEEIARLKNEGFEFISEEPKDGADNKLVVFLHPKSTNGVLVELCQEKA, translated from the coding sequence ATGAAAATTGAACATATAGGCATCGCCGTGAAATCATTGGAAACCTCCGACCGGCTTTTTGAGAGACTTTTAGGGAAATCATCCTATAAACAGGAAAAGGTAGCGCGCGAAGGCGTTACCACCTCTTTTTATGAAGTGGGCGACAGTAAGGTAGAACTGCTAGAAGCCAGCAATGCTGACAGCCCGATTGCCCGTTTTCTTGGTAAAAAAGGGGAGGGCATCCATCATATAGCTTTTGGGGTGGAAAATATCGTGGAAGAAATCGCGCGTCTGAAGAATGAAGGTTTTGAATTTATCTCTGAAGAGCCCAAAGATGGCGCTGATAATAAACTGGTAGTGTTTCTGCATCCGAAATCTACGAATGGGGTTTTGGTAGAATTATGTCAGGAAAAAGCATAA
- the rbfA gene encoding 30S ribosome-binding factor RbfA, with product MNESNRQRKVAQIIQEDLAELFRKQASESAQNFLVTVSDVKITADLSIAKVYLSIFPTHFRKQIMKEIEDNKSAYRNFMGQKMGKQVRIIPDLHFYLDTTLDDVEKIEKELKGEGDNPIL from the coding sequence ATGAACGAAAGTAACAGACAAAGAAAAGTAGCACAGATTATACAGGAAGACCTGGCAGAACTCTTCCGTAAGCAAGCCTCGGAAAGCGCACAGAATTTTCTGGTGACCGTTTCTGATGTTAAAATAACAGCAGACCTTAGTATTGCCAAAGTGTACCTGAGCATCTTCCCGACTCATTTCCGCAAGCAGATTATGAAGGAGATTGAGGACAACAAATCTGCTTACCGAAACTTCATGGGTCAGAAAATGGGCAAGCAGGTAAGGATCATCCCTGACCTTCATTTTTACCTCGACACCACGCTCGATGATGTGGAAAAAATAGAAAAAGAACTGAAAGGCGAAGGCGACAACCCTATTCTGTAA
- a CDS encoding ABC transporter permease, producing the protein MKNTPIYIATRYLLAKKGSTAVTFITWLAAIAMMVAVTAMFIIISVFSGLEDLNRDLIANLHADVTVKSASGKTLRNLGETEKILLAEPEIAHFSKVIEEKVYLNFRGNGDIANLRGVDSAYIFVNPIDQNIFYGSYPSFKYSNEVLLENKLDNRLRIPVGESSEVASLMMPKRGTGIISKEEDIFNKRDIYVSGVFPGNDQLDNTIISPIELTWELLELPKKSAYQIVIKLKNPEAADTVKAKLAKKLGTDYLLTTKSEENAAFWKMINTEKLFIYLIFALVIFITTFNLAGAIIILQLDKKEQAKSLISLGLSLKSLRYIYFYTGILIVIFGLLSGLVLGTTISYFQIETGFFKAGAGSDLPFPVRIRAVNYLVVAATAAVFGLVVSWFFSKINRVYFTK; encoded by the coding sequence TTGAAGAATACGCCGATTTACATTGCTACACGCTACCTTTTGGCCAAAAAAGGCAGCACCGCCGTTACGTTTATTACGTGGCTCGCGGCCATTGCCATGATGGTGGCTGTTACGGCGATGTTTATCATTATCTCGGTATTCTCCGGTTTAGAAGATTTGAACAGAGATCTTATCGCCAATCTTCATGCAGACGTTACAGTGAAAAGCGCTTCGGGAAAGACGCTGCGCAACCTCGGCGAAACCGAGAAAATATTGCTTGCTGAACCCGAAATAGCACATTTCTCGAAAGTGATTGAAGAGAAAGTGTACCTCAATTTCCGAGGTAACGGTGATATTGCCAACCTGCGCGGCGTAGATTCGGCGTATATTTTTGTAAACCCCATCGATCAGAATATTTTTTACGGTTCTTATCCAAGTTTTAAATATTCTAACGAAGTATTGCTCGAAAACAAACTCGACAACCGCCTCAGGATCCCTGTTGGGGAGAGTTCGGAAGTCGCCAGCCTCATGATGCCCAAACGCGGTACCGGCATCATCAGCAAAGAGGAAGATATCTTTAATAAACGAGACATCTATGTTTCCGGTGTTTTCCCCGGGAACGATCAGCTTGATAACACCATCATTTCTCCCATCGAACTTACCTGGGAACTTTTAGAACTTCCGAAGAAATCTGCCTACCAGATTGTCATCAAACTTAAAAATCCTGAAGCAGCGGATACGGTTAAAGCAAAACTGGCAAAAAAACTGGGCACAGACTATCTACTTACCACAAAATCTGAAGAGAATGCCGCCTTCTGGAAGATGATAAACACCGAGAAACTTTTTATCTATCTCATTTTCGCGCTGGTAATTTTCATCACCACCTTTAATCTGGCGGGGGCCATCATCATCCTTCAGCTTGATAAAAAGGAGCAGGCGAAATCGCTTATTTCCCTTGGGCTTAGTCTAAAATCGCTTCGTTACATATACTTTTATACCGGTATCTTAATCGTAATTTTCGGGTTGCTGAGCGGTTTGGTTTTAGGCACAACCATCAGTTATTTCCAGATTGAAACAGGTTTTTTTAAAGCCGGCGCGGGATCTGACCTGCCTTTCCCGGTACGGATCCGGGCCGTGAATTATTTGGTTGTCGCGGCTACCGCAGCAGTATTCGGACTTGTGGTCTCCTGGTTCTTTTCAAAAATCAACAGGGTTTATTTCACCAAATAA
- a CDS encoding endonuclease: protein MKKIASFLLAFIVSAVFAQPANYYNGTAGLTGYALKTKLFEIISNGHIDRGYGSLWDGYKVGDLDKYYENDNSILDIYSEKPAGPDAYRYTPGTNQCGGTTPSSEGGCYNREHLFPQGFFNEGAPMKNDYHHVRPTDNVVNGKRNNYPFGTVGTASWTSTNGSKLGTSNFPGYGGTVFEPIDEFKGDVARSLLYFITRYEDKVQGFDTSNVHNPQDGSRTRVFEQWYINLLISWHLKDPVSAFEIARNNYAYTFQGNRNPYVDRPEFVTMIWTSTLSTTETSEAVSTLRIIQNPISNGELRVEGKNLSKIPSAQIISATGQVVQQIPQPFKNGNSIKLQHRNKGVYFLKIQQRTFKFIIP from the coding sequence ATGAAAAAAATCGCCTCATTTCTGCTGGCTTTCATCGTTTCCGCAGTTTTTGCACAGCCAGCGAACTATTATAATGGGACTGCCGGATTGACCGGTTATGCCCTGAAGACCAAACTTTTCGAAATTATCTCGAACGGGCACATTGACCGAGGCTATGGCAGCCTGTGGGATGGCTACAAAGTTGGTGATTTAGATAAATATTACGAAAATGACAATTCGATCCTAGATATTTATTCTGAAAAACCTGCCGGTCCCGATGCGTATAGATATACCCCTGGCACCAACCAATGCGGTGGCACTACCCCATCATCAGAAGGTGGTTGCTATAACCGCGAACACCTTTTCCCGCAAGGATTTTTCAATGAAGGTGCTCCCATGAAAAACGACTACCACCATGTGAGGCCTACTGATAACGTGGTAAATGGTAAGAGAAATAATTACCCTTTCGGCACGGTAGGTACAGCGAGTTGGACTTCTACCAACGGCTCGAAACTCGGTACCAGTAATTTCCCCGGCTATGGAGGGACGGTGTTTGAACCTATTGATGAGTTTAAAGGAGATGTGGCGCGCAGCCTGCTCTACTTCATTACCCGATATGAGGATAAGGTGCAGGGCTTCGATACCAGCAACGTGCACAACCCACAGGATGGGAGCAGAACCCGCGTTTTCGAGCAGTGGTACATTAATCTGTTGATCAGTTGGCATTTGAAAGATCCTGTTTCGGCATTTGAAATCGCAAGAAATAATTATGCATACACCTTCCAGGGAAACCGGAACCCTTATGTGGACCGTCCTGAATTCGTAACGATGATCTGGACTTCTACACTCTCCACCACCGAAACATCCGAAGCGGTAAGCACCCTGCGAATTATCCAAAATCCGATAAGCAATGGAGAACTGAGGGTTGAGGGGAAAAACCTTTCAAAGATACCTTCAGCACAAATCATCTCTGCCACCGGACAGGTTGTTCAGCAAATTCCCCAACCTTTCAAGAACGGGAATAGTATCAAGCTTCAGCACAGAAACAAAGGCGTTTATTTCCTGAAGATACAGCAAAGGACTTTTAAATTTATCATTCCATAG